Proteins encoded in a region of the Streptomyces akebiae genome:
- a CDS encoding recombinase family protein — MSIVDGLRERGIGFRVLDGALSSVDTTSADGCLFFQIIAAMAEFERSLIKDRTRAGLEAAKAQGRTGGRPSVVDEDVITVARARKAKGESVSAIAKALGVSRATLYRHLGESA, encoded by the coding sequence GTGTCCATCGTCGACGGCCTGCGCGAGCGCGGCATAGGTTTCCGCGTGCTCGACGGTGCGCTCTCCTCTGTCGACACCACGTCGGCCGACGGATGCCTGTTCTTCCAGATCATCGCGGCCATGGCGGAGTTCGAGCGGTCGCTCATCAAGGACCGCACGCGGGCCGGACTGGAAGCAGCCAAGGCGCAGGGCCGTACCGGCGGCCGGCCGTCTGTGGTGGACGAGGACGTAATCACCGTGGCCCGCGCCAGGAAGGCCAAGGGCGAGAGCGTCAGCGCCATCGCTAAGGCCCTCGGCGTCTCCCGCGCCACGCTGTACCGACACCTGGGAGAGAGCGCCTGA
- a CDS encoding recombinase family protein, translating into MTTNTITGQLIGYARVSTGDQEAQLQRDALTAAGCVREA; encoded by the coding sequence GTGACGACGAACACGATCACTGGCCAGCTCATCGGTTACGCCCGCGTCTCCACTGGCGACCAGGAAGCGCAGCTTCAGCGCGACGCGCTGACGGCCGCAGGGTGCGTCCGAGAAGCTTGA
- a CDS encoding recombinase family protein has protein sequence MKMYDIESEWTASDLALLEDLKRAEALLPEDAPRALLSVRLSVLTEDTTSPVRQELDLRLLAREKGYRVVGVASDLNVSATKVPPWKRKELGEWLNNRAPEFDALLFWKLDRFIRRMTDLSTMIEWCERYGKNLVSKNDAIDLSTTVGRIMVTLIGGIAEIEAANTSTRVTSLWDYARTQDSWLVGKPTYGYVTTKVDGKPALAIEPSAHKALHWARRMALRGVSARRMALCLVRSGLMSTGLTTSTLLRRLRNPALMGYRVEENKQGGKRRSRLVLGNDGKPIRVGPPIFTEEEFETLQAALDRRGKSQPTRQAGGATQFLGVLVCVDCSTNMTVQKNMSNGRSYTYLRCGKCKGGGLGAPNPQDVYDVLVGDVLRVLGDFPVQVREYAKGAEARAEVKRLEDAISYYMAELEPEGRFSKTRFTRERAEKTLDKLTEELSAIDPETAQDRWVLVHNGKTFREMWEAGGMEAMAEDLRRVGVTCDVTRTKVKGVRAPSVHLQLKIPRDVRERLVIKGDDFAARL, from the coding sequence ATGAAGATGTACGACATCGAGAGCGAGTGGACCGCCTCGGACCTGGCTCTCCTGGAGGACCTGAAGCGGGCGGAGGCTCTGCTCCCCGAGGATGCTCCGCGCGCGCTCCTCTCCGTCCGCCTGTCCGTACTTACGGAAGACACCACCTCACCCGTACGACAGGAACTCGACCTGCGCCTCCTGGCCAGAGAGAAGGGATACCGCGTCGTCGGTGTCGCCTCCGATCTGAACGTGTCGGCGACGAAGGTTCCGCCGTGGAAGCGGAAGGAGCTCGGCGAGTGGCTCAACAACCGGGCCCCGGAGTTCGATGCTCTGCTCTTCTGGAAGCTCGACCGCTTCATCCGTCGCATGACGGACCTGTCCACGATGATCGAATGGTGCGAGCGGTACGGGAAGAACCTCGTGTCGAAGAACGACGCGATCGACCTCAGCACGACCGTGGGCCGGATCATGGTCACGCTCATCGGCGGCATCGCCGAGATCGAGGCCGCGAACACGTCGACCCGCGTCACGTCGCTGTGGGACTACGCCCGCACTCAGGACTCGTGGCTCGTCGGTAAGCCGACGTACGGATACGTCACGACGAAGGTGGACGGTAAACCCGCGCTCGCCATCGAGCCGAGCGCACACAAGGCACTGCACTGGGCCCGGCGCATGGCGCTCCGGGGCGTCTCCGCCCGACGCATGGCCCTCTGTCTCGTCCGCTCCGGGCTCATGTCGACGGGGCTCACGACGTCGACTCTCCTTCGCCGCCTTCGTAACCCCGCACTTATGGGCTACCGGGTCGAGGAGAACAAGCAGGGCGGGAAGCGACGGAGCAGGCTCGTCCTCGGCAACGACGGAAAGCCGATACGGGTTGGCCCTCCGATCTTCACAGAGGAGGAGTTCGAGACCCTTCAAGCGGCACTCGACCGCCGGGGCAAGAGCCAGCCCACCCGGCAGGCGGGCGGAGCGACCCAGTTCCTCGGCGTACTCGTCTGCGTCGACTGCTCAACCAACATGACCGTGCAGAAGAACATGAGCAACGGCCGGAGCTACACGTACCTGCGCTGCGGCAAGTGCAAGGGCGGCGGGCTCGGCGCACCCAACCCGCAGGACGTGTACGACGTCCTCGTGGGCGACGTGCTGCGCGTCCTCGGCGACTTCCCCGTCCAGGTCCGGGAGTACGCGAAGGGAGCCGAGGCACGCGCCGAAGTCAAGCGGCTCGAAGATGCCATCTCCTATTACATGGCGGAGCTCGAACCAGAGGGCCGCTTCTCGAAGACGCGGTTCACTCGCGAGCGGGCGGAGAAGACGCTCGACAAGCTCACGGAAGAGTTGAGCGCCATCGATCCCGAGACCGCGCAAGACCGTTGGGTACTCGTGCACAACGGCAAGACCTTCCGGGAGATGTGGGAAGCCGGCGGTATGGAGGCCATGGCTGAGGACCTGCGCCGCGTGGGCGTCACGTGCGATGTGACCCGCACGAAGGTGAAGGGAGTGCGAGCCCCGTCCGTACATCTGCAGCTCAAGATCCCGCGCGACGTACGCGAACGCCTGGTCATCAAGGGTGACGACTTCGCCGCAAGGCTCTGA
- a CDS encoding collagen-like domain-containing protein, protein MSPERRTISLIGPLARHRITKVSTYASLALAMTAGLAGPAAAAASSVSEHSTVTRAGNDECPPADEHGDQHHTDDGQHQDAYDGSSPDWYDEQDRNRTAALGGNDDHCEVGPSGPPGPQGPTGPKGDTGPQGDTGPQGDIGPQGEVGPQGDTGEQGPVGPTGATGATGATGATGADGPAGPTGPTGPTGADGPVGPEGPVGPAGADGQTGATGATGATGATGPAGPCSDIDAVQDSKKLEFRVVLTEGRVFAGIRDLQGAVAHPFLWTDLSTHPNFPAGGRDSQDRYVGFACGVSVNTHAAHGHGQKDTGKETGKEHSQGTGQGHSQGTGQGHSQGTSQGHSQQTGQSQGHSQNQGTNTGHAQQTGQNQGHSQNTGQGQSQNQGTSSGHAQDYSQGSGQNTAKDHGAGPGTDHGEGKGQPKGDHASASKGLVKFNVVTTVGQIWETTCVPVDTQPHATLNCDDAQGNPRPWYRVELQPSDNIVNGGSTVTPRVTGR, encoded by the coding sequence ATGAGTCCTGAGCGCAGGACGATCTCGCTGATAGGCCCGCTGGCACGCCACAGAATCACCAAGGTCAGCACGTATGCCTCGCTCGCGCTTGCGATGACCGCCGGACTGGCCGGCCCCGCCGCAGCGGCGGCATCGAGCGTGTCCGAACACTCCACCGTGACGAGGGCCGGCAACGACGAATGCCCGCCCGCCGACGAGCACGGTGATCAGCACCACACCGACGACGGACAACACCAGGACGCGTACGACGGATCGTCGCCCGACTGGTACGACGAGCAGGACCGCAACCGCACGGCGGCACTCGGTGGCAACGACGACCACTGCGAGGTGGGTCCCAGCGGCCCGCCCGGGCCTCAGGGACCCACCGGCCCGAAGGGTGACACGGGTCCCCAGGGCGACACGGGTCCCCAAGGCGACATCGGCCCCCAGGGAGAGGTCGGCCCCCAGGGAGACACCGGCGAGCAGGGCCCCGTCGGCCCCACCGGAGCCACCGGAGCCACCGGAGCCACCGGAGCCACCGGAGCGGACGGCCCCGCCGGACCCACCGGCCCCACGGGACCCACGGGAGCGGACGGCCCCGTCGGACCCGAGGGCCCCGTCGGACCCGCCGGAGCGGACGGACAGACAGGGGCCACCGGCGCCACCGGCGCCACGGGCGCCACGGGGCCCGCCGGACCGTGCTCCGACATCGACGCCGTGCAGGACTCCAAGAAGCTCGAGTTCCGGGTCGTATTGACCGAGGGACGGGTCTTCGCTGGTATCCGCGACCTCCAGGGCGCGGTCGCCCACCCGTTCCTGTGGACCGACCTCAGCACCCACCCCAACTTCCCGGCGGGCGGCCGTGATTCGCAGGACCGCTACGTCGGCTTCGCCTGCGGTGTCTCCGTCAACACGCACGCCGCCCACGGACACGGGCAGAAGGACACCGGCAAGGAGACGGGCAAGGAGCACAGCCAGGGCACAGGCCAGGGCCACAGCCAGGGCACAGGCCAGGGCCACAGCCAGGGCACAAGCCAGGGCCACAGCCAGCAGACCGGCCAGAGTCAGGGCCACAGCCAGAACCAGGGCACGAACACCGGCCACGCCCAGCAGACCGGCCAGAACCAGGGCCACAGCCAGAACACGGGGCAGGGCCAGAGCCAGAACCAGGGCACGAGCAGCGGCCACGCCCAGGACTACAGCCAGGGGTCGGGCCAGAACACCGCCAAGGACCATGGCGCGGGCCCCGGCACGGACCACGGCGAGGGCAAGGGCCAGCCCAAGGGTGACCACGCGAGCGCCTCGAAGGGCCTCGTCAAGTTCAACGTCGTCACCACCGTGGGCCAGATCTGGGAGACGACCTGCGTGCCGGTGGACACGCAGCCCCACGCCACCCTGAATTGTGACGACGCCCAGGGCAACCCGCGCCCCTGGTACCGGGTCGAGCTCCAGCCGTCGGACAACATCGTCAACGGCGGCTCGACCGTCACGCCCCGCGTGACCGGCCGGTAG
- a CDS encoding glycosyltransferase, whose translation MKPQTICLCMIVKNEARVIERCLASVRPLIDSWVITDTGSTDGTQDLIREALDGVPGELREEPWVDFGHNRTRNIQHARGKADFLLTVDADHVLRQDAPLPRLTATSYMLRYDTPGTQHRFKHLMRGDLLWRYEGVTHEYPCTDGPDVQENLDALVIEDHADGGCRGDKFERDAQLLRRELERDPTNPRTVFYLANTERDLGHAREAIGLYERRAAMGGWGEEVYCSLLEAGILRADEEEDWQGAMDTFSRAWESRPTRLEACYELASRLRLRRRHHTAHALLVDVVDRPAPDDLLFTKPWVYRWGLLFEFSITAHWVGEHAAALRACDRLLAMRDLPERVRRQVEINREFSAPHAERPDLSAVVRRPKAARTGGSAASARSARSARSARSAKSSGRKR comes from the coding sequence ATGAAGCCGCAGACCATCTGCCTCTGCATGATCGTCAAGAACGAGGCGCGGGTGATCGAGCGCTGCCTCGCCTCCGTCCGTCCACTGATCGACAGCTGGGTCATCACCGACACCGGCTCGACGGACGGCACGCAGGACCTGATCCGCGAGGCGCTGGACGGCGTCCCGGGCGAACTGCGCGAGGAGCCCTGGGTCGACTTCGGCCACAACCGGACTCGGAACATCCAACACGCCCGGGGGAAGGCCGACTTCCTGCTCACCGTCGACGCCGACCACGTACTGCGTCAGGACGCGCCGCTGCCCCGGCTCACGGCGACCTCGTACATGCTGCGCTACGACACACCGGGCACCCAGCACCGCTTCAAGCACCTCATGCGGGGGGACCTGCTCTGGCGCTACGAAGGGGTCACCCACGAGTACCCGTGCACCGACGGGCCCGATGTCCAGGAGAACCTGGACGCCCTCGTCATCGAGGACCACGCGGACGGCGGCTGTCGCGGCGACAAGTTCGAACGCGACGCACAGCTGCTCAGGCGTGAGCTGGAACGCGACCCCACCAACCCCCGCACCGTCTTCTACCTGGCCAACACCGAACGGGACCTCGGTCACGCGCGGGAGGCGATCGGCCTGTACGAGCGGCGTGCGGCGATGGGCGGCTGGGGCGAGGAGGTCTACTGCTCGCTCCTGGAAGCGGGAATCCTCCGCGCGGACGAGGAGGAGGACTGGCAGGGAGCCATGGACACGTTCTCCCGTGCCTGGGAGTCGCGTCCCACCAGGCTCGAAGCCTGCTACGAGTTGGCCTCGCGGCTGCGGCTCCGGCGGCGCCACCACACCGCGCACGCCCTTCTCGTCGATGTCGTCGACCGGCCCGCACCGGACGACCTGCTCTTCACCAAGCCCTGGGTCTACCGGTGGGGCCTGCTGTTCGAGTTCTCCATCACCGCCCACTGGGTCGGTGAGCACGCCGCCGCGCTCCGGGCATGCGATCGCCTGCTGGCCATGCGGGACCTGCCGGAACGCGTCCGCCGCCAGGTCGAGATCAACCGGGAGTTCTCCGCACCGCACGCCGAACGGCCGGACCTGTCCGCCGTGGTGCGCCGCCCCAAGGCCGCCCGGACCGGCGGGTCGGCCGCCTCCGCGAGGTCCGCGAGGTCCGCGAGGTCCGCGAGGTCCGCGAAATCGTCTGGGCGCAAGCGGTAG